From a single Schistocerca gregaria isolate iqSchGreg1 unplaced genomic scaffold, iqSchGreg1.2 ptg000668l, whole genome shotgun sequence genomic region:
- the LOC126318447 gene encoding uncharacterized protein LOC126318447 isoform X1 — translation MKSCSDSSTGDEAYSLDDDLDAFSNVLPIAHRLSYMRALLFLRPQTFVPLSPCEESNLLSLLSSEGASDGSQRVCATANLQDNPFVRRIRRRLLLRQTKRTVSGKSTSLFCLESRIRQMLQETKPGQLCLSDLFPRKVIQNYLQELPHEEIASAVHSGARKKGRRSKDYQVKVDSTRAQNRKLRSCEQQTNIDAILRKHERVKRILQSQRQQIENEIKSESLAIQNYAAPWPQSPENGLSLTDSTCEIEEPSLQNSGVVSEGPQEIPRCCPSSVEPSDSSVDKRPRPNYQTREICDRIKAIALHSSNDGAGSAEMRQHLLRTVGHVETVFDPSLDPAGRLWSFEEQIFGDIHNKRANTPIISLWSRRVIKPIIWRDYETEPPKLKLLLDIQRRAMPPHLSPAAREPIQYKYLRPHMLPQIKKLLQDLLWPNIDVSESLLYPEHTVVALYRELVVGCGFVTNFGYITYVCVHPEWQRSGIGTFMLYHLIQTCPHKDITLHVSANNSAVVLYQKFGFKIDEYVVNFYEKFLASQSSLSKDALFMRLRK, via the exons ATGAAGTCGTGCTCGGATTCAAGCACCGGGGACGAAGCGTACAGCCTGGATGACGACCTTGATGCGTTCAGCAACGTTCTGCCGATAGCACAT AGGCTGAGCTATATGAGAGCGCTGCTGTTTCTCCGACCGCAGACTTTCGTGCCGCTTAGTCCCTGCGAAGAGTCAAATCTTTTGTCTCTTCTGTCCTCGGAAGGGGCCTCCGATGGCTCTCAGCGCGTCTGTGCGACTGCGAACTTGCAAGACAACCCGTTCGTGCGTCGCATAAGAAGGAGGCTATTGCTGCGTCAG ACAAAACGCACCGTCTCTGGAAAGTCTACGAGTCTGTTTTGCCTGGAGAGTCGAATTCGCCAGATGCTTCAAGAGACAAAGCCAGGCCAGCTTTGCCTGAGCGACCTTTTCCCCAGAAAGGTGATTCAGAACTACTTGCAGGAGCTCCCACACGAGGAAATTGCGAGCGCCGTGCACTCAGGGGCACGCAAAAAGGGCAGGCGATCCAAAGACTATCAAGTCAAAGTCGACTCAACTCGAGCGCAAAACCGAAAGCTTCGCTCTTGCGAACAGCAAACGAACATTGATGCAATCCTACGGAAACACGAGCGAGTCAAGAGAATACTGCAATCCCAGAGACAACAAATAGAGAACGAGATCAAGTCAGAATCGCTGGCCATACAAAACTATGCAGCTCCGTGGCCGCAGTCTCCTGAAAACG GTCTCTCTCTGACTGATTCGACATGCGAGATAGAGGAGCCGAGCCTCCAAAACTCGGGCGTCGTCTCGGAGGGACCTCAGGAAATCCCTCGATGCTGCCCGTCTTCCGTCGAGCCGTCTGACAGTAGCGTCGACAAGCGTCCGCGGCCGAATTATCAGACCAGGGAAATATGCGACAGGATAAAGGCCATTGCCCTGCACTCGAGCAACGACGGTGCGGGATCGGCGGAGATGCGACAACATCTGCTGAGGACAGTCGGGCATGTTGAAACTGTCTTCGATCCGAGTCTAGATCCAGCCGGACGCCTTTGGTCATTCGAAGAACAAATTTTCGGGGACATCCACAACAAGCGCGCCAACACGCCCATCATATCTCTATGGTCCAGAAGAGTCATCAAACCAATCATATGGCGCGACTACGAAACCGAGCCCCCAAAACTAAAACTGCTTCTCGACATACAAAGACGCGCGATGCCACCACATCTATCTCCGGCCGCCAGGGAGCCTATCCAATACAAGTATTTGCGACCCCACATGCTTCCGCAAATCAAAAAGCTACTTCAAGACCTTCTTTGGCCCAACATCGAtg TCAGCGAGAGTCTGCTGTATCCGGAGCACACCGTGGTCGCACTCTACAGAGAGCTCGTCGTCGGCTGCGGTTTTGTCACCAACTTTGGGTACATCACCTATGTCTGCGTACACCCAGAATGGCAGCGCAGTGGGATCGGGACCTTCATGCTGTACCACCTAATTCAGACGTGCCCCCACAAAGACATCACGCTTCACGTCTCGGCGAATAACTCAGCCGTCGTCTTGTACCAAAAATTTGGCTTCAAAATCGACGAGTACGTTGTGAACTTCTATGAAAAGTTTCTTGCGTCTCAGAGCAGCCTGTCCAAAGACGCCCTCTTCATGCGGCTCCGAAAGTGA
- the LOC126318437 gene encoding TNF receptor-associated factor family protein DDB_G0290883-like, translating to MSAAKAHEYSCSFAPINCPYSKSCGIMKRQELSGHIDVCEYRPVECENCHLYIQHRDLEKHRLKCEEALVSCQFCTEMVKRSEMERHLRLSCAKKPRECPYRPYGCASEAMLSEDLELHLKHRVDEHLQQVCVGFEAKMLELENRFQKLLLEKNEQIEELQRSAKSGKLRLCWNLSWSSVNKRYYVSSETFLVRGFQFYLGVFPRGDPEVENSREYVSLYLFINLKKNPASKCSAAQSIFLDWVFRIVNKKSRLTVAKRFESWFPVKGGEGWGEARMIEASKISRTDGFLSESGTLQIECDIQVIQMTLEI from the coding sequence ATGTCTGCAGCCAAAGCGCACGAGTACAGCTGCTCATTTGCGCCGATCAACTGTCCGTATTCTAAGAGTTGCGGAATCATGAAGCGACAGGAGCTTTCGGGGCACATCGACGTGTGCGAGTATCGCCCGGTCGAGTGCGAGAACTGCCACTTGTATATACAGCACAGGGATTTGGAGAAGCACCGGCTGAAGTGCGAGGAGGCGCTGGTCAGCTGTCAATTTTGCACCGAGATGGTTAAGCGGTCGGAGATGGAGCGGCACCTGCGCCTCAGCTGCGCGAAGAAGCCGAGAGAGTGCCCGTACAGGCCGTACGGGTGCGCGTCGGAGGCGATGTTGAGCGAGGACCTCGAGTTGCACTTGAAGCACAGGGTTGACGAGCACCTGCAGCAAGTTTGtgttggttttgaggcgaagatgtTGGAGTTAGAGAACCGCTTTCAGAAGTTGCTTTTGGAGAAGAACGAGCAGATAGAGGAGTTGCAGAGGTCGGCGAAGTCAGGCAAGTTGCGTTTGTGTTGGAACCTGTCATGGAGCAGCGTGAACAAGAGATATTATGTGTCGAGCGAGACGTTTTTGGTGCGCGGGTTTCAGTTTTACCTGGGCGTTTTTCCTCGGGGAGACCCGGAGGTCGAGAACAGCAGGGAGTACGTGAGTTTGTATTTGTTCATCAACCTGAAGAAGAACCCGGCGAGCAAGTGCAGCGCGGCGCAGTCGATATTTTTGGATTGGGTATTTCGCATAGTGAATAAAAAGAGCAGGTTGACGGTGGCCAAGAGGTTCGAGTCGTGGTTCCCGGTGAAgggtggagaggggtggggggaggccaGGATGATAGAGGCGAGCAAGATCAGCAGGACGGACGGCTTTTTGTCAGAGTCTGGTACGTTGCAGATAGAGTGTGACATTCAAGTGATTCAGATGACGTTAGAGATTTGA
- the LOC126318449 gene encoding uncharacterized protein LOC126318449 → MGVEGSSAPDEPAGSIWSSLCGVCRSSKGKYRCPHCSVVTCSLSCSKGHKTHGECTGARTRTRFVPLSEFDDSQLLSDVGLLSSAAHACGRAQRASDKVFAFRHLSRQHRHLRRVATRKGIKLSFLSARLFKHQENQSRADKTTSAITWCVEWHFFTSNDSPGDAAVTFELRDDVPLLQGLVDALTKEHTHIFQRIKRVCTSDSSDWAFFLEQPKCPANRRLYHPLCPDDPLDKSLAGKAILERPVIHVASRSDGPRAYELYSKEKMDDVVAQRDRALLQLLEPRSGEDDHAPPDQSERVGAQGPE, encoded by the coding sequence ATGGGTGTTGAGGGTTCATCCGCACCTGATGAGCCGGCCGGCTCGATCTGGTCTTCTCTCTGCGGGGTTTGTCGGAGCTCGAAGGGAAAGTACAGGTGTCCTCACTGTTCGGTGGTGACCTGCAGTCTTTCGTGCTCCAAAGGCCACAAAACTCACGGCGAATGCACGGGCGCTCGCACTCGGACGCGCTTCGTCCCTCTCTCCGAGTTCGACGACTCTCAGCTGCTTTCCGACGTGGGCCTGCTGAGCTCCGCGGCTCACGCGTGCGGTCGCGCCCAGCGCGCGAGCGACAAGGTCTTCGCCTTCCGTCACCTCTCGCGCCAACACCGCCACCTGAGGCGAGTGGCGACCAGAAAGGGCATCAAACTGAGCTTTCTATCCGCCAGGCTGTTCAAGCACCAAGAGAACCAGAGTCGCGCGGACAAGACCACGAGCGCCATCACCTGGTGCGTCGAGTGGCACTTCTTCACCTCAAACGACTCGCCGGGCGACGCCGCCGTCACCTTCGAACTCCGCGACGACGTTCCTCTGCTTCAAGGGCTCGTGGACGCTCTAACCAAAGAACACACACATATTTTTCAACGAATCAAACGCGTGTGTACATCGGACTCGAGTGACTGGGCATTTTTTCTTGAGCAGCCGAAGTGTCCTGCCAACCGCCGACTCTACCATCCGCTGTGTCCGGACGATCCGCTCGACAAGTCGCTGGCCGGCAAGGCCATTCTTGAGCGCCCCGTCATCCACGTGGCCAGCCGCTCCGACGGGCCTCGGGCGTACGAGCTGTATTCGAAGGAGAAAATGGACGACGTCGTGGCCCAGCGCGACCGGGCGCTCCTTCAGCTGTTGGAACCGCGTTCCGGCGAAGACGACCACGCCCCCCCCGACCAGTCGGAGCGCGTCGGCGCGCAAGGGCCCGAATAA
- the LOC126318435 gene encoding mitochondrial inner membrane protein OXA1L-like yields the protein MDQSTLSRSQPTKTSLTLWSSTTPPPPSTSLLPPNQGYARLADISNYAYPWDPALYFIEGTFELLQTATNFPWWISIFALAAITRTLLLPLAIKQMRITSTMEQIQPQIDALRKKALYQMTLKTPDGKRDWTPTIQLQQEITQLMKNHNVSPFSALKFSIPQAVSLVTTFITLNRIARNPDHALHHLLQTGGDFWFRDLTLCDPYFIFPALSMFSTAGLILVTPMPGRSTTFITWTLIIISGTTLFFTYSFPVTVHLFWIGSNTLSMLTTIALRTNYVRKLLNFPVNPSQLLTKIKTYDSPPPSSIRNRSRPSSQTMS from the coding sequence ATGGACCAATCGACACTCAGTCGCTCCCAACCGACAAAGACTTCTTTAACTCTCTGGTCCTCcacgacgcccccccccccttcgaccTCCTTGCTCCCCCCCAACCAAGGCTACGCGCGCCTCGCCGACATCTCGAACTACGCCTATCCCTGGGACCCGGCCCTCTATTTCATAGAGGGCACGTTCGAACTGCTGCAAACCGCCACCAACTTCCCCTGGTGGATCTCGATCTTCGCCCTCGCCGCCATCACCAGGACCCTGCTCCTCCCCCTCGCCATCAAACAAATGCGCATCACCAGCACCATGGAACAAATCCAACCTCAAATCGACGCTCTCAGAAAAAAGGCACTCTATCAAATGACTCTAAAAACCCCCGACGGCAAAAGGGACTGGACACCAACCATTCAATTGCAGCAAGAAATAACTCAACTCATGAAAAACCACAACGTCTCGCCATTCAGCGCTCTTAAATTCAGCATCCCTCAAGCCGTCTCCCTCGTCACCACCTTCATCACCCTAAACCGCATCGCCAGAAACCCTGATCACGCCCTTCACCACCTCCTCCAAACCGGCGGCGACTTCTGGTTCAGAGACCTCACCCTCTGCGACCCATACTTCATCTTTCCAGCACTCTCCATGTTCAGCACCGCCGGACTCATTCTCGTCACACCAATGCCCGGCAGAAGCACCACCTTCATCACCTGGACCCTCATCATCATCTCGGGCACCACTCTCTTCTTCACCTATTCATTCCCAGTCACCGTCCACCTTTTCTGGATCGGATCCAACACCCTCTCCATGCTCACCACCATCGCCCTTCGCACCAACTACGTTCGAAAACTCCTCAACTTCCCAGTCAACCCCTCCCAACTCCTCACAAAGATCAAAACCTACgactccccacccccctcctcaaTCAGGAACCGCAGCCGCCCGTCCTCTCAAACCATGAGCtag
- the LOC126318446 gene encoding uncharacterized protein LOC126318446 codes for MALHLYHLTLQRPSAITHAISGNFTDLRDQELLVVRGHAIELLRPDMNGKLNSIVYAEVFGCIRSIATFRLPGTSKDYILVGSDSGKIVILEYSAEKNAFVKLHEETFGRSGVRRVVPGQYLAVDPSGRATLIGAVEKQKFVYILNRDNEARLTISSPLEAHKSNTFLFDVVGIDVNYMNPLFAAIELDYYKSDQDPTGEAVRAAQRVLTWYELDLGLNHVVRKSSQDIDKTSHRLIGVPGDDQNPGGVMVCAKNRVYYYSQASSSAHGESEVFAVIPKRRDRVCMGADGSADTGTLIVAHTLLKTATNFFFLLMTENGDLFKLTVDRGANGAVLKIHVAYYDTVPVATSIVTLSPGFLFVASETGNQYLYFFKDLAEGGAEPEEGGELFGHESSRATGGDVYFDPRPLRHLQISDEIPCLHPILDLKVENIDKEETPQIFALSGSGPRSALRVLRHGIPVIEAASVRLPSPASSVWVLKTSAQEAYDQYIIVSFASNTLILGIGDTVEEIKEGDPLYGAFSTNVTTLNIGRLNDDTFVQITPSGYKHIRHHSYKTWEVPNGHRIVHSCINRRQVVVAVSGGDVHYFELDSTGNLNRVGSVSLEREVVTMAIQHVPQDRQRGRFLAIADAESKVRIYSLESSGALQSLAIQVLPSKATSLALFTLSTNQLILAIGTQNGLFMRSQVDLSSGQLSDSRKKYLGTRAVRLLIVKVPGGAAAMLALSSRSWLLYQQQATLCMLPLACASFDYAASLHSLQCQDSIVCTTRERLGILSIDRLGDMFNQTEIPLRYTPRQSAIYPISKLLLTVESDHNAYSGVELSSLSALSKNQENTDAHAEANGAACADAPLPSALYGGPKPGPGRWGSCVRLLDVKESMTLDLFELDNNEAAISIATCSFRDHSGEIFICVGTAKDLVLQPKRSCSAAYIHVYELTSQGRKLQFLHKKQVEDIPGALTQFNSRLLAGIGSSLKLFDLGKKKPQLLRKCELSGFPTHIVNISTIGERIIVGDLQESIHFVKYSRPDSLSILADDITPRWMTCCEILDYNTVAGSDKFGNVFIMRLPEKVAQLENDPTGKATPYVQGYLCGAPHKLDAICNFHIGEMVTRLKKTRLTPGGSEFLLYVTVHGTIGALMPLSSREDVDFFSHLEMHFRQENPPLCGRNHLAYRSAYFPVKNVIDGDLCEMFASLPEEKQNSLCSQMDQTAAEIQRKIEDIRDQI; via the exons ATGGCCCTCCATCTGTACCATCTCACTCTCCAGAGACCCAGCGCGATCACCCATGCAATCAGCGGGAACTTCACGGACCTGCGCGACCAAGAGCTGCTGGTCGTGCGCGGCCACGCTATCGAGCTCCTTCGGCCAGACATGAACGGAAAGCTCAACTCCATCGTCTACGCGGAGGTGTTCGGATGCATCCGGTCCATCGCCACCTTCAGGTTGCCAG GCACCAGCAAGGACTACATTTTGGTTGGGTCCGACTCTGGCAAGATCGTGATACTGGAGTACAGTGCTGAGAAGAATGCCTTCGTCAAGCTGCACGAGGAGACTTTTGGGCGTTCGGGAGTTAGGCGAGTGGTTCCTGGACAGTATTTGGCCGTCGATCCGTCTGGCAGGGCGACACTGATAGGCGCAGTTGAAAAGCAGAAGTTCGTGTACATTTTGAACCGGGACAACGAGGCGCGCCTGACGATTTCGTCCCCGCTCGAGGCTCACAAGTCGAACACGTTTTTGTTCGACGTTGTTGGCATTGATGTTAATTATATGAATCCTTTGTTCGCCGCGATCGAGCTCGATTATTACAAGAGCGACCAAGACCCCACCGGCGAGGCCGTTCGCGCGGCCCAGAGGGTGCTTACTTGGTACGAGCTCGACTTGGGTTTGAACCACGTCGTTAGAAAGAGTAGTCAGGACATAGACAAGACGTCCCACCGGTTGATTGGAGTTCCGGGCGACGACCAGAATCCCGGGGGCGTGATGGTCTGCGCGAAGAACAGAGTTTATTATTACAGCCAGGCGTCGTCGTCCGCCCACGGCGAGTCCGAGGTATTTGCGGTGATTCCGAAGCGCAGAGACAGAGTTTGCATGGGTGCGGATGGCAGTGCGGACACTGGCACCCTGATTGTCGCGCACACGCTCTTGAAGACGgctacaaattttttttttcttctgatgacAGAAAATGGAGATTTGTTCAAGTTGACAGTTGACCGCGGCGCGAACGGCGCCGTGCTCAAAATTCACGTTGCATACTACGACACCGTCCCCGTGGCGACGTCCATTGTCACGCTGTCCCCTGGGTTTTTGTTCGTGGCGAGCGAGACAGGAAACCAATACCTCTACTTCTTCAAGGACTTGGCGGAGGGGGGGGCCGAGCCCGAGGAGGGCGGGGAGCTCTTTGGCCACGAATCCTCGCGCGCGACGGGGGGCGACGTGTATTTCGACCCGCGCCCATTGAGGCACCTGCAGATCAGCGACGAAATTCCGTGTTTGCACCCAATTTTGGACCTGAAGGTCGAAAACATCGACAAGGAAGAGACGCCGCAAATCTTCGCGCTCAGCGGCAGCGGTCCGCGCTCCGCGCTGAGGGTCTTGAGGCACGGGATTCCCGTGATCGAGGCCGCATCCGTGCGCCTTCCGAGTCCGGCGTCGTCGGTGTGGGTGCTCAAGACCAGCGCGCAGGAGGCCTACGACCAGTACATCATTGTCTCGTTTGCGTCTAATACCTTGATCCTGGGTATTGGGGACACCGTCGAGGAAATCAAGGAAGGCGACCCGTTGTACGGCGCTTTTTCCACAAATGTCACCACGCTCAACATTGGCcgcctcaacgacgacaccttcgtgCAGATCACGCCCAGCGGGTACAAGCACATCCGACACCACAGCTACAAGACGTGGGAGGTCCCGAATGGCCACCGCATCGTCCACTCGTGCATCAACCGCCGTCAGGTGGTCGTCGCCGTGAGCGGCGGGGACGTCCACTACTTCGAGCTGGACAGCACCGGCAACCTCAACCGCGTGGGTTCCGTGTCTCTGGAGAGGGAGGTCGTCACAATGGCCATTCAGCACGTCCCCCAGGACAGGCAGCGGGGAAGGTTCCTCGCCATCGCCGACGCCGAGAGCAAGGTCCGCATATACTCGTTGGAGTCTTCCGGGGCCCTCCAGAGCCTCGCTATCCAAGTCCTGCCCTCCAAGGCCACCAGCTTGGCCCTCTTTACTTTGTCGACCAACCAACTCATTCTCGCTATCGGTACACAAAACGGCCTCTTTATGCGATCTCAGGTCGACCTCTCCAGCGGACAGCTCAGCGACTCCCGCAAGAAGTATCTCGGCACTCGTGCCGTCAGACTCCTCATTGTCAAGGTCCCGGGAGGCGCTGCCGCCATGCTCGCGCTGAGCAGCCGCTCGTGGCTTTTGTACCAACAACAAGCAACCCTCTGCATGCTCCCACTCGCCTGCGCGTCCTTCGACTACGCCGCCTCGCTCCATTCCCTCCAATGCCAAGACAGCATCGTCTGCACCACCCGCGAGCGACTGGGCATCCTGTCCATAGACCGACTCGGTGACATGTTCAACCAGACAGAAATTCCCCTCCGGTACACCCCTCGGCAGTCCGCCATATACCCCATCTCGAAGTTGCTGCTGACCGTCGAGAGCGACCACAACGCGTATTCGGGCGTCGAGCTGTCATCTCTTTCGGCCCTCTCGAAAAACCAAGAAAACACAGACGCCCACGCAGAGGCGAACGGCGCCGCCTGCGCCGACGCGCCGCTGCCCAGCGCGCTCTACGGCGGTCCGAAGCCCGGGCCCGGGCGCTGGGGGAGCTGCGTGCGACTCCTGGACGTGAAGGAGTCGATGACGCTCGACCTGTTCGAACTAGACAACAACGAGGCGGCGATTTCCATCGCCACCTGCAGCTTCAGGGACCACAGCGGGGAGATCTTCATCTGCGTCGGGACGGCCAAGGACCTCGTGCTGCAGCCGAAGCGCTCCTGTTCGGCCGCTTACATACACGTGTACGAGCTGACGTCTCAGGGGAGGAAACTTCAATTTTTGCACAAAAAGCAAGTCGAGGACATTCCGGGCGCCCTCACCCAATTCAACTCGCGTCTGCTGGCCGGGATTGGGTCGTCTCTGAAGCTGTTCGACCTCGGCAAGAAGAAGCCGCAGCTTCTCAGAAAGTGCGAGCTGTCTGGGTTCCCGACGCACATCGTCAACATTTCCACCATCGGCGAGCGAATCATCGTCGGCGACCTCCAGGAATCGATCCACTTCGTCAAGTACTCGAGACCCGACTCCCTCTCCATCCTCGCCGACGACATCACGCCCAGATGGATGACGTGCTGCGAGATCCTGGACTACAACACCGTCGCCGGCTCGGACAAGTTCGGGAACGTGTTCATTATGCGGCTGCCCGAGAAGGTCGCCCAACTGGAAAACGACCCCACGGGGAAGGCGACGCCCTACGTTCAAGGGTACCTCTGCGGCGCGCCGCACAAGCTAGACGCCATCTGCAACTTCCACATAGGAGAAATGGTCACTCGACTCAAGAAAACTCGCCTGACGCCCGGCGGCAGCGAGTTTCTGCTGTACGTCACCGTCCACGGCACCATAGGCGCTCTGATGCCTCTTTCCTCGCGAGAGGACGTCGACTTCTTTTCTCACCTGGAGATGCACTTCCGACAAGAAAATCCACCCCTTTGCGGCCGCAACCACCTGGCGTATCGCAGCGCCTACTTCCCAGTCAAGAACGTCATCGATGGGGACCTGTGCGAGATGTTCGCCTCTCTTCCAGAGGAGAAGCAGAACAGCCTGTGTTCTCAAATGGACCAAACCGCGGCCGAAATTCAGCGAAAAATCGAAGACATAAGAGACCAAATTTGA
- the LOC126318447 gene encoding uncharacterized protein LOC126318447 isoform X2, with amino-acid sequence MKSCSDSSTGDEAYSLDDDLDAFSNVLPIAHRLSYMRALLFLRPQTFVPLSPCEESNLLSLLSSEGASDGSQRVCATANLQDNPFVRRIRRRLLLRQTKRTVSGKSTSLFCLESRIRQMLQETKPGQLCLSDLFPRKVIQNYLQELPHEEIASAVHSGARKKGRRSKDYQVKVDSTRAQNRKLRSCEQQTNIDAILRKHERVKRILQSQRQQIENEIKSESLAIQNYAAPWPQSPENEEPSLQNSGVVSEGPQEIPRCCPSSVEPSDSSVDKRPRPNYQTREICDRIKAIALHSSNDGAGSAEMRQHLLRTVGHVETVFDPSLDPAGRLWSFEEQIFGDIHNKRANTPIISLWSRRVIKPIIWRDYETEPPKLKLLLDIQRRAMPPHLSPAAREPIQYKYLRPHMLPQIKKLLQDLLWPNIDVSESLLYPEHTVVALYRELVVGCGFVTNFGYITYVCVHPEWQRSGIGTFMLYHLIQTCPHKDITLHVSANNSAVVLYQKFGFKIDEYVVNFYEKFLASQSSLSKDALFMRLRK; translated from the exons ATGAAGTCGTGCTCGGATTCAAGCACCGGGGACGAAGCGTACAGCCTGGATGACGACCTTGATGCGTTCAGCAACGTTCTGCCGATAGCACAT AGGCTGAGCTATATGAGAGCGCTGCTGTTTCTCCGACCGCAGACTTTCGTGCCGCTTAGTCCCTGCGAAGAGTCAAATCTTTTGTCTCTTCTGTCCTCGGAAGGGGCCTCCGATGGCTCTCAGCGCGTCTGTGCGACTGCGAACTTGCAAGACAACCCGTTCGTGCGTCGCATAAGAAGGAGGCTATTGCTGCGTCAG ACAAAACGCACCGTCTCTGGAAAGTCTACGAGTCTGTTTTGCCTGGAGAGTCGAATTCGCCAGATGCTTCAAGAGACAAAGCCAGGCCAGCTTTGCCTGAGCGACCTTTTCCCCAGAAAGGTGATTCAGAACTACTTGCAGGAGCTCCCACACGAGGAAATTGCGAGCGCCGTGCACTCAGGGGCACGCAAAAAGGGCAGGCGATCCAAAGACTATCAAGTCAAAGTCGACTCAACTCGAGCGCAAAACCGAAAGCTTCGCTCTTGCGAACAGCAAACGAACATTGATGCAATCCTACGGAAACACGAGCGAGTCAAGAGAATACTGCAATCCCAGAGACAACAAATAGAGAACGAGATCAAGTCAGAATCGCTGGCCATACAAAACTATGCAGCTCCGTGGCCGCAGTCTCCTGAAAACG AGGAGCCGAGCCTCCAAAACTCGGGCGTCGTCTCGGAGGGACCTCAGGAAATCCCTCGATGCTGCCCGTCTTCCGTCGAGCCGTCTGACAGTAGCGTCGACAAGCGTCCGCGGCCGAATTATCAGACCAGGGAAATATGCGACAGGATAAAGGCCATTGCCCTGCACTCGAGCAACGACGGTGCGGGATCGGCGGAGATGCGACAACATCTGCTGAGGACAGTCGGGCATGTTGAAACTGTCTTCGATCCGAGTCTAGATCCAGCCGGACGCCTTTGGTCATTCGAAGAACAAATTTTCGGGGACATCCACAACAAGCGCGCCAACACGCCCATCATATCTCTATGGTCCAGAAGAGTCATCAAACCAATCATATGGCGCGACTACGAAACCGAGCCCCCAAAACTAAAACTGCTTCTCGACATACAAAGACGCGCGATGCCACCACATCTATCTCCGGCCGCCAGGGAGCCTATCCAATACAAGTATTTGCGACCCCACATGCTTCCGCAAATCAAAAAGCTACTTCAAGACCTTCTTTGGCCCAACATCGAtg TCAGCGAGAGTCTGCTGTATCCGGAGCACACCGTGGTCGCACTCTACAGAGAGCTCGTCGTCGGCTGCGGTTTTGTCACCAACTTTGGGTACATCACCTATGTCTGCGTACACCCAGAATGGCAGCGCAGTGGGATCGGGACCTTCATGCTGTACCACCTAATTCAGACGTGCCCCCACAAAGACATCACGCTTCACGTCTCGGCGAATAACTCAGCCGTCGTCTTGTACCAAAAATTTGGCTTCAAAATCGACGAGTACGTTGTGAACTTCTATGAAAAGTTTCTTGCGTCTCAGAGCAGCCTGTCCAAAGACGCCCTCTTCATGCGGCTCCGAAAGTGA